The following proteins come from a genomic window of Paucimonas lemoignei:
- the oatA_2 gene encoding acyltransferase family protein: MDFRKDINGLRAIAVIAVLLFHFNPGWLPGGFAGVDIFFVISGYLITGIILRSLNAGNFSLLAFYRSRARRIIPALAVLCFVLLVLGWFYLLPPDYSALGKHIAGSLGFVSNIVYWFEAGYFTASAHEKWLLHTWSLSVEWQFYMIYPVVLLALSRVMAVQHLRWLILAGCLIGFGFCVFASSIWPEPAFYLLPTRAWELLVGGVACVFPIKLRGLHQRALEAVGLGLMLASFFLLSEKDMWPGYLALLPVLGTLAVIIAARQDSFMTGNPFSQWTGKLSYSLYLWHWPVVVLMSYAGYLGDASNAVLGIACAFALGLASYQLIEKPPAKTAPRRRWGFATVSGLISALFVAAGAVNATEGAVSPLRAVSISDKALFVQSYANRYQNLYELYWLKCDAFSAFSQRHQSAIDPSCTQRRGDGGVFLWGDSHAQALSLGLRTLLAADTPFYQVASAGCKPSLTQDPGRATLPRLSCNYSNRTALESIQKLKPAVVVIAQKDQHDKTHWSEIAARLRSYGVKHIVLLGPLPQWNPSLPSVIANRHWGQTETHITDPALDQSVMAADRATQRQIDPHAVDFISLIDKLCVVNSCLVRLQEDNSLLQFDSGHLSEEGSMYIVKNFVMPELIKQSIH, from the coding sequence ATGGACTTCAGAAAAGACATCAATGGACTGCGCGCCATCGCGGTGATCGCCGTACTGCTTTTCCATTTCAATCCCGGCTGGTTACCCGGTGGCTTTGCCGGGGTGGATATTTTCTTTGTGATTTCCGGGTACCTGATCACCGGGATCATCCTGCGCAGCCTCAATGCCGGGAATTTCAGCCTGCTGGCGTTTTACAGATCCCGCGCCAGGCGCATCATCCCGGCGTTGGCGGTGCTGTGTTTCGTACTGCTGGTCCTGGGCTGGTTTTACCTGTTGCCGCCGGACTACAGCGCGCTGGGCAAGCACATCGCAGGCAGCCTGGGTTTCGTGTCGAACATCGTCTACTGGTTCGAGGCCGGCTATTTCACGGCCAGCGCTCATGAGAAATGGCTGCTGCACACCTGGTCGCTGTCGGTGGAGTGGCAGTTCTACATGATCTACCCCGTGGTACTGCTGGCGCTGAGTCGCGTGATGGCCGTGCAGCATCTGCGCTGGCTGATTCTCGCGGGATGCCTGATAGGCTTTGGCTTCTGCGTGTTCGCTTCGTCCATCTGGCCAGAACCTGCGTTTTACCTGCTGCCGACAAGGGCCTGGGAGTTGCTGGTGGGCGGGGTCGCCTGTGTTTTCCCGATCAAGCTGCGCGGTTTGCATCAACGGGCGCTGGAAGCGGTCGGCTTGGGCCTGATGCTGGCGAGCTTCTTTTTACTGTCCGAGAAAGACATGTGGCCCGGCTATCTGGCGTTGCTGCCGGTGCTCGGAACGCTGGCGGTGATCATCGCCGCCCGGCAGGATTCCTTCATGACCGGTAACCCATTCTCACAATGGACCGGCAAGCTGTCCTACTCGCTGTACCTCTGGCATTGGCCGGTGGTGGTGTTGATGAGCTACGCCGGGTATCTGGGGGATGCGAGCAATGCAGTACTGGGGATCGCCTGCGCCTTTGCCCTCGGGCTGGCGTCTTATCAGTTGATCGAAAAGCCCCCCGCCAAAACCGCGCCCAGGCGGCGCTGGGGGTTTGCTACGGTCAGTGGCTTGATCAGCGCCTTGTTTGTCGCGGCGGGCGCGGTGAACGCGACCGAGGGCGCCGTTTCGCCGCTGCGCGCCGTGAGCATTTCCGACAAGGCGCTTTTCGTTCAGAGCTACGCCAATCGTTATCAGAATCTGTACGAGCTGTACTGGCTCAAATGCGACGCCTTTTCGGCGTTCTCCCAGCGCCACCAGTCCGCCATCGACCCTTCATGCACCCAACGGCGCGGCGACGGCGGCGTGTTTTTGTGGGGCGACTCTCACGCCCAGGCGCTGTCGCTGGGCTTGCGAACCTTGCTGGCGGCCGACACGCCGTTCTACCAAGTGGCCTCGGCAGGCTGCAAACCCAGCCTGACGCAAGACCCCGGCCGCGCGACCCTGCCGCGCCTGAGCTGTAATTACTCCAACAGGACGGCGCTGGAAAGCATCCAGAAGTTGAAGCCTGCGGTGGTGGTGATTGCCCAGAAGGATCAGCACGACAAAACCCACTGGAGTGAAATTGCCGCCCGGCTGCGCAGCTACGGCGTCAAACATATCGTTTTGCTCGGGCCGTTGCCCCAGTGGAATCCGTCATTACCCAGCGTCATCGCCAACCGTCACTGGGGCCAGACTGAAACCCATATCACCGACCCGGCCCTGGACCAGAGCGTGATGGCCGCGGACCGTGCCACCCAACGCCAGATCGACCCCCATGCAGTGGATTTCATCTCGCTGATCGACAAGCTGTGCGTGGTCAACTCCTGCCTGGTGCGCCTGCAGGAAGACAACTCGTTGCTGCAATTCGATTCCGGGCACCTGAGCGAAGAAGGCTCAATGTATATCGTGAAGAACTTCGTCATGCCGGAGCTGATCAAGCAGTCGATACACTGA
- the katB gene encoding catalase, which produces MYLPRSHIAASLIGASLIASSAAYADTLTRDNGAPVGDNQNSQTAGATGPVLLQDVQLLQKLQRFDRERIPERVVHARGTGVHGEFVATDDAADLSKAKVFSKGEHTPVFVRFSSVVHGNHSPETLRDPRGFATKFYTADGNWDLVGNNFPTFFIRDAIKFPDMVHAFKPDPRTNLDDDSRRFDFFSHVPEATRTLTLLYSNEGTPASYRTMDGNGVHAYKLVNAKGEVNYVKFHWKSLQGLKNLDPQEVAQVQSKDYSHLTNDLVGAINKGEFPKWDLYVQVVKPEDLAKFDFDPLDATKIWPGIPERKLGQMVLNKNVDNFFQETEQVAMAPANVVPGIEPSEDRLLQGRVFSYADTQLYRVGTNVMSLPINAPRAKVNNGNQDGSLNAGHTTSGVNYEPSRLNPRPSVEAARYSQLPLSGSTQQAKIQREQNFKQAGDLYRSYSEKDRMDLIKSFGESLATTDAESKNIMLSFLYKADPEYGTGVTKVAKGDLDKVKQLAAALKD; this is translated from the coding sequence ATGTACTTACCACGCTCCCATATCGCCGCGAGCCTGATCGGCGCGAGCTTGATAGCCAGTTCTGCAGCGTACGCCGATACCCTGACCCGAGATAACGGCGCCCCGGTGGGTGACAACCAGAATTCCCAGACCGCTGGCGCAACTGGCCCGGTCCTTCTGCAAGACGTGCAACTCCTGCAAAAACTCCAGCGCTTTGACCGCGAACGCATTCCAGAGCGCGTGGTGCATGCCCGTGGCACCGGTGTGCATGGCGAGTTTGTCGCCACGGATGATGCCGCAGACTTGAGCAAAGCCAAGGTGTTCAGCAAAGGCGAACACACGCCGGTATTCGTGCGGTTTTCCTCAGTTGTACACGGCAATCACTCGCCGGAAACCCTGCGTGACCCGCGCGGTTTTGCGACCAAGTTCTACACCGCCGATGGCAACTGGGACCTGGTCGGCAACAACTTCCCGACCTTCTTCATCCGCGACGCCATCAAGTTCCCGGACATGGTTCACGCCTTCAAGCCAGACCCGCGCACCAACCTGGATGACGACTCCCGCCGCTTCGATTTCTTCTCTCACGTTCCGGAAGCCACCCGGACCCTGACCCTGCTGTACTCCAACGAGGGCACGCCTGCGAGCTATCGCACCATGGACGGCAACGGCGTTCACGCCTACAAACTGGTCAACGCCAAGGGCGAAGTGAACTACGTGAAGTTTCACTGGAAAAGCCTGCAAGGGCTGAAAAACCTTGATCCGCAGGAAGTTGCTCAAGTGCAGTCCAAGGACTACAGCCACCTGACCAACGACCTGGTCGGCGCAATCAACAAGGGCGAATTCCCGAAATGGGACCTGTACGTGCAGGTGGTCAAGCCTGAAGACCTGGCCAAGTTCGATTTCGACCCGCTGGACGCCACCAAGATCTGGCCCGGTATCCCGGAGCGCAAGCTGGGGCAGATGGTCCTGAACAAGAATGTGGATAACTTCTTCCAGGAAACCGAACAGGTCGCCATGGCGCCCGCCAATGTGGTCCCTGGCATTGAGCCGTCGGAAGATCGCCTTCTGCAAGGCCGGGTATTCTCCTACGCGGATACCCAGCTCTATCGAGTGGGCACCAATGTCATGAGCCTGCCGATCAACGCACCACGGGCGAAGGTCAACAATGGCAACCAGGATGGCTCGCTCAATGCCGGCCACACCACCAGCGGCGTCAACTACGAGCCAAGTCGCCTGAACCCGCGCCCATCGGTGGAGGCGGCTCGTTACAGCCAGCTGCCGCTGTCCGGCAGCACGCAACAGGCAAAAATCCAGCGCGAGCAGAACTTCAAGCAGGCGGGCGATTTGTATCGCTCCTACAGCGAAAAGGACCGTATGGACTTGATCAAAAGCTTCGGTGAATCCCTGGCCACTACAGATGCCGAAAGCAAGAACATCATGCTGTCGTTCCTTTACAAAGCTGATCCGGAATACGGCACCGGCGTGACCAAGGTTGCCAAGGGTGACCTGGACAAGGTCAAACAACTGGCCGCAGCCCTGAAGGACTGA
- a CDS encoding membrane protein, with protein sequence MMLNSANDSGAKSSILSFNKSTMVVWIAISLIVVETFSGALRFYFDQAGAAPLLYLPKVACLVMFALELRDYKAGRVVWLGMLLLMISSVLAMLHGASLYNIAFGLFVISPLLFGMVCSEHLIHQRRLFLWVIGLCLLASLVGVAMDKLTSVPWKGYAYSVGEVQLSANTAWSAGSEDRIAGFARVSNVLSILIAIYALYVAMFIRSRLLLLALSVAALYGIVLTTSKAPAGAYALTMGLLLISHLRWTTRIVCVFAVVGGLALPLVGLLYDFDMRTVSSSSDSLSSLYDRLINTWPYLVEIVENLGYGYTGAGFGLVGSPASMFPVGGAEQLTNADSSAMYLWAMFGVMGPLLYALQIPMFFALSNLDSRIGRALLAITFCCCLISWTTDMFEVTIANLFLGLGMGHVLSGKLLDSRKTARPQAFQLAPPATSY encoded by the coding sequence ATGATGTTGAACTCTGCGAACGACAGCGGCGCGAAGTCGTCGATTCTGTCCTTCAACAAATCGACGATGGTGGTATGGATTGCCATCAGCCTGATTGTGGTCGAAACCTTTTCCGGCGCACTGCGCTTTTACTTCGACCAGGCAGGCGCTGCGCCACTGCTTTATCTGCCCAAGGTCGCGTGCCTCGTGATGTTTGCCCTGGAGTTACGCGACTACAAGGCCGGGCGGGTGGTGTGGCTGGGCATGCTGCTGTTGATGATTTCTTCGGTGCTGGCGATGCTCCATGGCGCATCGCTGTACAACATCGCATTCGGCCTGTTCGTCATCAGTCCGCTGCTGTTCGGCATGGTCTGCAGCGAGCACCTGATCCATCAACGCCGATTGTTCCTCTGGGTCATCGGCCTGTGCCTGCTGGCTTCACTGGTGGGCGTCGCGATGGACAAACTCACCTCCGTGCCCTGGAAAGGCTATGCGTACAGCGTGGGCGAGGTGCAGTTGAGCGCCAACACCGCCTGGAGTGCCGGCAGTGAAGACCGCATCGCCGGTTTCGCCCGGGTGTCCAACGTGCTGTCGATCCTGATCGCGATCTACGCGCTGTATGTGGCGATGTTCATTCGGTCACGGCTGCTGCTGTTGGCGCTAAGCGTTGCAGCGCTCTATGGCATCGTCCTGACCACCAGTAAAGCGCCCGCTGGGGCGTATGCCTTGACCATGGGGCTGCTGCTGATCAGTCACCTGCGCTGGACCACGCGGATTGTCTGCGTGTTCGCGGTCGTTGGGGGCCTGGCCCTGCCGCTGGTGGGGCTGTTGTATGACTTTGATATGCGCACCGTCAGTAGCAGCAGCGACTCGCTGAGCTCGCTGTATGATCGGCTGATCAACACCTGGCCCTATCTGGTCGAGATCGTCGAAAACCTCGGCTATGGCTACACCGGTGCGGGTTTCGGCCTGGTGGGTAGCCCGGCCTCGATGTTCCCGGTGGGTGGTGCTGAACAACTGACCAATGCCGACAGCAGCGCCATGTACCTGTGGGCGATGTTCGGGGTCATGGGCCCGCTGCTGTACGCGCTGCAGATCCCGATGTTTTTCGCCCTGAGCAATCTCGACAGCCGCATTGGCCGTGCCCTGCTGGCGATCACCTTTTGCTGCTGCCTGATCAGCTGGACCACCGACATGTTCGAAGTGACCATTGCCAATCTGTTTCTGGGCCTGGGGATGGGACACGTGCTGTCCGGCAAGCTGCTCGATAGCCGCAAGACAGCAAGGCCGCAAGCGTTTCAATTGGCCCCGCCGGCCACGTCGTACTGA
- the mdoD gene encoding glucan biosynthesis protein D: MNRRTLLKASMALAAYSSVPASGLFAARAVAATADGDIEHFDFDALKAHAKQLAGRGYVSNKQVLPPVLANMTPQQFNAIKYDAGHSLWNELHGQLDVHFFHVGMGFKTPVRMYSVDPKTKQSREVHFRHELFNYETSGIDKSLVKGDLGFAGFKLFKAPEIAINDVVSFLGASYFRAVDSNKQYGLSARGLAIDTYAKRQEEFPDFTKFWFETPDKNATRFVVYALLDSPSCTGAYRFDIDCQSGQVVMDIDANINARTDIDQMGISPMTSMFSCGNHERRMCDTIHPQIHDSDRLAMWRGNGEWICRPLNNPPSLQFNAFADKDPKGFGLVQTDHEFASYQDTVDWYHRRPSLWVEPTTAWGEGAVNLVEIVTTGETMDNIVVFWTPKDKIKAGQAVNYGYKLYWAPLPPVRTPLAQVHATRSGMGGFTEGWAPGEHYPKFWARRFAVDFNGGGLETLPEGTAIEPIVTVSHGKLQEFNILKLPDIKGYRIIFDWLPDSDSVEPVEMRMFIRTQDRTLSETWLYQYFPPAPEKRKYPS, translated from the coding sequence ATGAATCGCAGGACTCTTCTGAAAGCATCCATGGCATTGGCGGCTTATAGCAGCGTGCCCGCCTCGGGGCTTTTTGCTGCACGCGCTGTGGCCGCTACGGCTGATGGCGACATCGAGCATTTTGATTTTGATGCACTCAAGGCCCATGCCAAACAGTTGGCCGGTCGGGGTTACGTCAGTAATAAACAAGTGTTGCCGCCCGTGCTGGCCAACATGACACCTCAGCAGTTCAACGCAATCAAGTACGACGCCGGGCATTCCTTGTGGAACGAGCTGCATGGCCAACTGGACGTGCATTTCTTCCACGTCGGCATGGGCTTCAAGACGCCGGTGCGTATGTACAGCGTTGATCCCAAGACCAAACAGTCCCGGGAAGTGCATTTCCGCCACGAGCTGTTCAACTACGAGACCAGCGGCATCGACAAGTCGCTGGTCAAGGGCGACCTGGGCTTCGCCGGCTTCAAGTTGTTCAAGGCACCGGAAATCGCCATCAATGACGTGGTGTCGTTCCTCGGCGCCAGCTACTTCCGCGCAGTGGACAGCAACAAGCAGTACGGCCTGTCGGCACGCGGCCTGGCCATCGATACGTACGCCAAGCGTCAGGAAGAATTCCCCGACTTCACCAAGTTCTGGTTCGAAACCCCGGACAAGAACGCGACCCGCTTCGTGGTTTACGCACTGTTGGATTCGCCGAGCTGCACCGGCGCCTATCGCTTTGACATCGACTGCCAGTCCGGGCAAGTGGTGATGGACATCGACGCGAACATCAATGCCCGCACCGACATCGATCAGATGGGCATCTCGCCAATGACCAGTATGTTCAGCTGCGGTAATCACGAACGCCGGATGTGCGACACCATTCACCCGCAGATCCACGATTCGGATCGCCTGGCCATGTGGCGCGGCAATGGCGAGTGGATCTGCCGCCCGCTGAATAACCCGCCAAGCCTGCAATTCAACGCCTTCGCCGATAAAGACCCGAAAGGTTTCGGCCTGGTGCAGACCGATCACGAATTCGCCAGCTATCAGGACACTGTGGACTGGTACCACCGTCGTCCAAGCCTGTGGGTCGAGCCGACCACGGCCTGGGGTGAAGGCGCGGTCAACCTGGTGGAAATCGTCACCACCGGCGAAACCATGGACAACATCGTGGTGTTCTGGACCCCCAAGGACAAGATCAAGGCCGGTCAGGCAGTCAACTACGGCTACAAGCTGTATTGGGCGCCGCTCCCGCCAGTGCGCACGCCGCTCGCTCAGGTACACGCCACGCGCTCCGGCATGGGCGGTTTCACCGAAGGCTGGGCACCAGGCGAGCATTACCCGAAGTTCTGGGCACGCCGCTTTGCCGTGGATTTCAACGGTGGCGGGCTGGAAACCCTGCCCGAGGGCACCGCCATCGAGCCGATCGTGACGGTCTCCCACGGCAAGCTGCAGGAGTTCAACATCCTCAAGCTGCCGGATATCAAAGGTTACCGGATCATTTTCGACTGGCTGCCAGACAGCGACTCGGTCGAGCCGGTAGAAATGCGCATGTTCATCCGCACCCAGGACCGTACCTTGAGCGAAACCTGGCTCTATCAGTACTTCCCGCCTGCACCCGAAAAGCGTAAATACCCGTCCTGA
- the fliY_9 gene encoding extracellular solute-binding protein: MCLRQLFLGLILASAQVAGVVHAETWQAGGTQWRPFSYNDEHGQLRGISTDIARRVMQLAHIDAQFVSYPVNRLQVMLSKGELDVNFADSAQWNSPEDSQRYAFSIPYMSVCEHLYFLKGSTAARLPVDKLQGMTIGLVRGYTYHTMDPLFADKRLTRLETSEDPALLKLLQAGRVDAVAMVDDLFEYLIASKGLDGSLFERGAQLSESPLSLKLQPRHAQYLPRINAAITLLIRDGEVQRIRNAYLPALPLPTAQATLKP; this comes from the coding sequence ATGTGTTTACGGCAGCTATTTCTGGGGTTGATCCTGGCCAGTGCTCAAGTGGCGGGCGTGGTGCACGCCGAAACCTGGCAAGCGGGAGGCACCCAGTGGCGGCCGTTCAGCTATAACGATGAACACGGCCAACTGCGTGGGATTTCCACCGATATCGCTCGTCGTGTCATGCAATTGGCCCATATCGATGCGCAATTTGTGTCCTACCCCGTCAACCGCTTGCAGGTCATGCTGAGCAAGGGCGAGCTGGACGTCAATTTCGCCGACTCCGCGCAGTGGAACAGCCCCGAAGACTCGCAACGCTATGCGTTCTCCATTCCCTACATGAGCGTGTGCGAACACCTGTACTTCCTCAAAGGCAGCACCGCCGCGCGTCTGCCTGTGGATAAGCTGCAAGGCATGACCATTGGCCTAGTGCGGGGTTACACCTACCACACCATGGACCCGCTGTTTGCCGATAAACGCCTGACCCGGCTCGAAACCTCGGAAGACCCTGCCCTGCTCAAACTGCTCCAGGCTGGCCGGGTCGACGCCGTGGCGATGGTCGACGATCTGTTCGAGTATCTGATCGCCAGCAAGGGTCTGGACGGTTCGCTATTCGAGCGCGGCGCGCAGTTGAGCGAGTCCCCTTTAAGCCTGAAGTTACAACCCCGGCACGCTCAGTACCTGCCCCGGATAAATGCGGCGATTACCCTGCTGATTCGTGACGGCGAAGTGCAGCGGATCCGCAATGCCTACCTTCCCGCCTTGCCGCTGCCAACGGCGCAAGCCACTTTGAAACCATGA